From a region of the Paenibacillus sp. FSL R10-2734 genome:
- a CDS encoding protease, with the protein MQTLYLGCLALGVIFAIVSVLVGDVIGNALHGVFDFVSVDFVNPTVLAGGITVFGGAGILLTRYSDLEAGPIAALSLLAAAFLGVLMYLGVVKPMHKSEMSNGFSMSELPGKIGEVTVPVPAKGYGEIMVKFGAANSLHTAASFEDEPLPAGVKVVVVDVREGVAWVSEFEKRRGVDL; encoded by the coding sequence ATGCAAACGCTGTATTTAGGCTGTTTGGCGCTTGGCGTCATTTTTGCCATAGTCAGCGTCCTAGTGGGAGATGTGATCGGGAACGCCCTGCATGGGGTCTTTGATTTCGTATCCGTTGATTTTGTGAATCCCACCGTTCTAGCAGGAGGAATAACCGTGTTCGGCGGAGCGGGCATTCTTCTTACCCGTTACAGTGATTTGGAAGCTGGGCCCATCGCTGCTTTATCTTTGTTAGCTGCTGCCTTTTTGGGTGTGCTTATGTATCTTGGGGTGGTTAAGCCCATGCATAAGAGCGAAATGTCGAATGGTTTCTCTATGAGCGAACTGCCCGGCAAAATCGGGGAAGTTACAGTTCCTGTTCCTGCTAAGGGATATGGTGAGATTATGGTCAAATTTGGCGCAGCCAATAGCTTGCATACAGCAGCAAGCTTTGAGGATGAGCCTCTCCCAGCAGGTGTTAAAGTTGTTGTAGTGGATGTTAGAGAAGGCGTTGCCTGGGTTTCAGAATTTGAGAAGAGAAGAGGAGTGGATCTTTAA
- a CDS encoding iron-containing alcohol dehydrogenase — protein sequence MRKFEFYNPTKLIFGKDTLEALKTEVPKYGKNVLLMYGGGSIKRSGLYDKVMAELSSIGAAVTELSGVEPNPRLSTVHKGVELCHEHNIDLILAVGGGSVLDCAKAVAVGAKYEGDMWDFVERKAAPQGALPLGTVLTMAATGSEMNSGSVITNEVTKEKMGWGSVHAFPAFSILDPENTFTLPRDQTVYGMVDIMSHVLEHYFHTDGNTAVQDGFCETLLRTVIETAPKLIEDLNNYELRETIMYCGTMALNGMVSMGFAGDWATHNIEHAVSAVYDIPHGGGLAILFPQWMKYNLDTNPARFRKLAVNVFDIDPAGKTDEEIGLEGIEALRRFWDSIGAPKTLGDYDIDDSEIGSMADKAVRFGPFGNFRKLEREDVVEIYKMAL from the coding sequence ATGCGTAAATTTGAATTTTATAATCCGACCAAGCTGATATTTGGAAAGGATACTCTGGAAGCTTTGAAGACTGAGGTTCCTAAGTACGGTAAGAACGTACTGTTGATGTATGGTGGCGGTAGTATCAAGCGTAGCGGTCTGTACGATAAAGTAATGGCTGAGCTGAGTTCTATAGGTGCAGCGGTGACTGAACTCTCTGGAGTAGAGCCTAATCCACGTCTTTCCACCGTACATAAGGGCGTAGAGCTATGTCACGAACATAATATTGATCTCATTCTCGCGGTAGGCGGCGGTAGCGTGTTAGATTGCGCTAAAGCAGTCGCTGTTGGGGCGAAGTATGAAGGCGACATGTGGGACTTTGTAGAGCGTAAGGCAGCCCCTCAGGGCGCTCTCCCACTCGGAACAGTGCTGACGATGGCAGCTACCGGATCAGAAATGAATAGTGGCTCAGTAATCACGAACGAAGTGACTAAGGAGAAAATGGGCTGGGGCAGTGTACATGCATTCCCGGCATTCTCGATTCTTGATCCAGAGAACACCTTTACTCTGCCACGGGATCAGACGGTCTACGGAATGGTGGACATCATGTCACATGTTCTGGAGCATTATTTCCATACCGACGGTAACACAGCGGTACAAGACGGCTTCTGCGAGACTTTGCTGCGTACTGTAATCGAAACAGCACCGAAGCTTATTGAAGATTTGAATAATTACGAGCTACGTGAGACGATCATGTACTGCGGCACAATGGCACTTAACGGTATGGTTAGTATGGGGTTTGCTGGAGATTGGGCGACTCATAATATCGAGCACGCAGTATCGGCCGTATACGACATTCCACACGGTGGAGGCCTGGCGATTCTGTTCCCACAATGGATGAAATATAATCTTGATACGAATCCTGCACGTTTCCGCAAGCTTGCTGTAAATGTGTTTGATATTGATCCAGCGGGCAAGACTGATGAAGAAATAGGGTTGGAAGGTATTGAAGCTCTGCGTAGGTTCTGGGATTCTATTGGTGCACCGAAGACACTCGGTGATTATGATATTGATGACAGCGAGATCGGAAGTATGGCTGATAAGGCCGTTCGTTTCGGACCATTTGGTAATTTCCGCAAGCTTGAGCGTGAGGATGTAGTTGAGATTTATAAAATGGCTCTTTAA
- a CDS encoding UDP-glucose--hexose-1-phosphate uridylyltransferase, whose protein sequence is MHNENNGTPAGHKALHAIEQLVLFALRQQLIAPTDEDYSRNVLLEQFGFSEPYVGEIDQSPLEGPQVPLDALIDYGFEIGLIPENSDTYRDLLDAKIMGLLMARPSDVNAEFNRLTAEKGISAATDRFYKLSIDSNYIRMDRISKNVYWLQDSPYGDIEMTINLSKPEKSPKEIAMARLLPPPVYPKCLLCRENVGYAGRVNHPPRQNLRVIPLQLNNEKWLFQYSPYVYYNEHCIVFHHDHVPMKLTKDTLKRLLSFVESFPHYFIGSNADLPIVGGSILTHDHFQGGRHTFPIQKAPKEDTFTHASYPGVSINIVKWPMSVLRLNGEDPTVLLECGNALYEAWKAYSDSDAEVLAFSEVDGEVQRHNTVTPIVRRAEDGSFEMDLVLRNNRTSEQYPEGIFHPHREMHHIKKENIGLIEVMGLAILPGRLKEELDAIASILAGDQARLEAVKNDPSHPLAQHAAWVQELVERFGMALQHDEAVKIVQNEVGIKFTHILEHAGVYKRNPEGQAAFRRFVKSFGAL, encoded by the coding sequence ATGCACAACGAGAATAATGGTACTCCTGCTGGGCACAAAGCCTTGCATGCGATTGAGCAGCTTGTTCTGTTCGCACTGCGCCAGCAGCTCATAGCTCCAACAGATGAAGATTATAGCCGTAATGTGCTGCTAGAACAATTCGGATTTAGTGAGCCGTACGTTGGCGAGATCGATCAAAGTCCACTGGAAGGTCCACAGGTTCCGTTGGATGCACTGATTGACTATGGTTTTGAAATCGGATTGATTCCGGAAAATAGCGACACTTACCGTGACTTGCTAGATGCTAAGATTATGGGACTCCTAATGGCCCGTCCATCAGACGTGAATGCTGAGTTCAATCGTTTAACTGCTGAAAAAGGCATATCCGCTGCTACTGACCGCTTTTATAAATTAAGCATAGATTCCAACTATATCCGGATGGACCGGATTTCCAAGAATGTATACTGGCTGCAAGATTCGCCTTACGGTGACATCGAGATGACAATCAATTTGTCCAAGCCTGAGAAAAGTCCGAAGGAAATCGCAATGGCTCGGTTGCTTCCGCCGCCGGTCTATCCAAAATGTCTGCTATGCCGTGAGAATGTTGGGTATGCGGGACGGGTTAATCATCCGCCGCGTCAGAACCTGCGTGTCATTCCACTACAGCTGAATAATGAGAAATGGCTCTTTCAATACTCGCCATATGTTTACTACAATGAGCACTGTATTGTATTCCATCATGATCATGTGCCAATGAAGCTTACCAAGGATACCTTGAAGCGGCTGCTTAGCTTTGTGGAATCTTTCCCGCACTATTTTATTGGCTCAAACGCAGACCTGCCGATTGTTGGCGGATCAATTCTGACGCATGACCATTTCCAAGGTGGACGTCACACCTTCCCTATTCAGAAAGCGCCTAAGGAAGATACCTTCACGCATGCATCTTATCCGGGTGTAAGCATTAATATCGTAAAATGGCCTATGTCCGTATTGCGATTGAATGGGGAAGATCCTACGGTACTGTTAGAGTGTGGTAATGCGCTTTACGAAGCTTGGAAGGCTTACAGTGATTCCGATGCTGAAGTGCTAGCTTTCAGCGAGGTTGATGGTGAAGTACAGCGTCATAATACCGTTACTCCTATCGTTCGCCGTGCGGAAGATGGCAGCTTCGAGATGGATCTTGTACTGCGTAATAACCGGACTAGCGAGCAATATCCTGAAGGGATTTTTCATCCCCATCGGGAGATGCACCATATCAAGAAAGAAAACATCGGCTTGATTGAGGTTATGGGACTCGCGATCTTGCCGGGTCGCCTGAAGGAAGAACTCGATGCGATTGCGAGTATCCTTGCAGGAGATCAAGCACGGTTAGAAGCAGTGAAGAATGATCCTAGTCATCCACTTGCGCAGCATGCAGCTTGGGTTCAGGAGCTTGTGGAGCGTTTCGGAATGGCATTACAGCATGATGAGGCCGTCAAGATTGTACAGAACGAAGTCGGCATCAAGTTTACACATATTCTTGAACACGCGGGTGTCTACAAACGGAATCCGGAAGGGCAAGCTGCTTTCCGTCGTTTCGTGAAGAGCTTCGGCGCGTTGTAA
- a CDS encoding ABC transporter ATP-binding protein, with product MQLILDHIHKSFDGKQVIKGADYTFEKGKIYGLLGRNGAGKTTLFNCLSGETQMDSGAAFIGEKDSILPLRDEDIGYVFSLPILPEFLTGYEFVKFYMDINHEKIDPNKSIEDYFSIIKFEEEDRHRLIKGYSHGMKNKIQMLCFIITRPPLILLDEPLTSFDVVVALEIKKLLREMKQDHIIIFSTHILQLAADLCDELVILNHGTLQEIPRETLQSPEFEEQIIALLQDGNND from the coding sequence TTGCAGCTGATTTTAGATCATATCCACAAGAGCTTTGATGGTAAACAAGTAATTAAAGGTGCAGACTATACCTTTGAAAAAGGGAAGATTTACGGTCTGCTCGGACGGAATGGAGCAGGTAAAACCACACTTTTTAATTGTCTGAGTGGTGAGACCCAAATGGATAGCGGCGCTGCCTTTATTGGTGAGAAGGATAGTATCCTTCCGCTTCGTGACGAGGACATAGGATATGTATTTTCTCTACCCATCTTGCCTGAATTTCTGACAGGTTATGAGTTCGTAAAGTTTTATATGGACATTAATCATGAGAAGATCGATCCGAATAAAAGCATTGAAGATTATTTTTCCATTATTAAGTTTGAGGAAGAAGATCGGCACCGATTGATTAAGGGCTATTCTCACGGGATGAAGAATAAAATTCAAATGCTTTGCTTTATCATTACTCGCCCGCCATTGATTTTACTAGATGAGCCTTTAACTTCTTTTGATGTTGTTGTGGCTCTTGAGATCAAGAAGTTGCTGCGTGAGATGAAGCAGGATCACATCATTATTTTTTCTACGCATATTTTGCAATTAGCCGCTGATTTATGTGACGAGCTGGTTATTCTTAATCATGGAACCCTTCAAGAAATTCCACGTGAGACCCTGCAAAGTCCAGAATTTGAGGAGCAGATTATAGCTTTACTTCAGGATGGCAACAATGATTAG
- a CDS encoding flotillin family protein, translated as MFGIPDYLLIPAVVVAVLFVLGIAFWARYKTVGPDEGMIVTGSFLGSNHISDDGSGRKIKIVRGGGAFILPVFQKAEFMSLLSHKLDVTTPEVYTEQGVPVIADGVAIIKVGSSTEDVATAAEQFMGKPIEALKSEAQEVLEGHLRAILGSMTVEEVYRNRDRFAQEVQGVAARDLKKMGLQIVSFTIKDVRDKHGYLEALGKPRIAAVKRDAEIAEAEAVRDARIQKANAEEQGQKAELLRDTNIAEASKENQLKVAAFKRDQDTAKAEADQAYHIQEARAKQTVVEEQMKVELVRKEREIDLQAKEIQVREKQYDAEVKKKAEADRYAVEQAAEADKAKRMREADALQYSIETQAKATAEQKRLEGQAMADAELAKGTADAEVIRLRGLAEAEAKEKLAEAFQKFGEAAVLDIIVKMLPDLAGQIAKPLASIDKLTVVDTGNGEGAARVSNYVTQLMSTAPEMLKSVSGIDVEALIKGLTSRSTGSSGSKAVPVAPAVSLQSPAATGGVSKASNTVSEQPEE; from the coding sequence ATGTTCGGAATTCCTGATTATTTGTTAATTCCAGCTGTTGTTGTCGCTGTTCTGTTTGTGCTAGGGATTGCTTTCTGGGCACGTTACAAAACGGTAGGACCAGATGAAGGGATGATCGTAACCGGTTCGTTTTTAGGGAGCAATCATATTTCCGACGATGGATCTGGACGTAAAATAAAAATTGTGCGTGGTGGCGGTGCGTTTATCCTCCCAGTATTTCAGAAGGCTGAATTTATGTCACTCCTTTCTCATAAACTCGATGTGACAACTCCAGAAGTATACACCGAGCAAGGTGTACCGGTAATTGCTGACGGGGTTGCGATTATTAAGGTGGGCAGTTCCACTGAAGACGTGGCAACAGCCGCTGAGCAGTTCATGGGGAAGCCGATTGAGGCGCTGAAGAGTGAAGCTCAAGAGGTGCTTGAGGGGCACTTACGTGCAATACTAGGTTCCATGACCGTTGAGGAAGTATACCGTAACCGTGACCGTTTTGCACAAGAGGTTCAAGGTGTGGCGGCACGTGATCTTAAGAAAATGGGTCTGCAGATTGTTTCCTTTACCATCAAGGATGTACGTGACAAACATGGATACCTGGAAGCGTTAGGCAAGCCGCGGATTGCTGCAGTGAAGCGGGACGCAGAAATCGCTGAAGCAGAAGCTGTGCGGGATGCGAGAATTCAAAAGGCGAACGCTGAGGAGCAAGGGCAAAAAGCAGAGCTGCTGCGGGATACGAATATCGCCGAAGCCTCCAAGGAAAATCAGCTTAAGGTAGCTGCCTTTAAACGGGACCAGGACACGGCGAAAGCGGAAGCCGATCAGGCTTACCATATTCAAGAAGCACGTGCGAAGCAGACCGTTGTTGAAGAGCAGATGAAGGTTGAGCTGGTGCGTAAGGAACGTGAAATCGATCTGCAAGCCAAAGAAATTCAGGTTCGTGAGAAGCAGTATGATGCAGAAGTGAAGAAAAAAGCGGAAGCGGATCGTTACGCGGTAGAGCAAGCGGCGGAAGCGGATAAGGCGAAGAGAATGCGCGAGGCGGACGCATTGCAGTATAGCATCGAGACGCAGGCAAAAGCTACTGCGGAGCAGAAGCGCCTTGAAGGTCAGGCGATGGCGGATGCGGAGCTGGCAAAAGGTACAGCGGATGCCGAAGTTATCCGGTTGCGCGGTCTAGCGGAAGCAGAGGCCAAAGAGAAACTGGCGGAAGCGTTCCAGAAATTCGGCGAAGCAGCGGTGCTCGATATTATTGTCAAAATGCTGCCTGATTTGGCTGGCCAAATCGCGAAGCCGCTGGCATCCATTGATAAGCTTACCGTTGTAGATACTGGTAATGGTGAAGGTGCAGCTCGGGTCAGTAATTATGTGACTCAGCTGATGTCCACCGCTCCTGAGATGCTGAAGAGCGTCTCTGGTATTGATGTAGAGGCCTTGATCAAAGGGCTGACCAGCAGATCCACAGGGTCATCTGGAAGCAAGGCGGTTCCAGTCGCTCCCGCAGTTTCCCTACAATCACCAGCAGCCACAGGGGGAGTGAGCAAAGCTTCAAATACTGTGTCTGAGCAACCTGAGGAATAG
- a CDS encoding PRD domain-containing protein, whose amino-acid sequence MSSITVAKVLNNNVIIADHPQYSEVVVIGKGIGFNRKLHDQINLSSVEKMFILRSQEEQEQYKQLLPQVDEKLIEIVHEILLYIMHSSRQPLNEHVHIALTDHISFAIRRYEQDIPIHNPFLYETKEIYPEEYKMAEYAIERINEGMGVELPVDEVGFVALHIVSALSHRQLSEVRQHSLLIGDLVGIVENNLEYRIPRDSLDYSRLVTHLRFVLERLRRGESVRETSTLDGLMKREYPEMYSLAWQLTKVIENRVRIPVYPAEVSYLTVHLQRLAQKKEDELDMENGR is encoded by the coding sequence ATGAGTAGCATAACTGTAGCAAAGGTGTTAAATAACAACGTTATCATTGCGGACCATCCCCAATATTCCGAGGTTGTAGTTATTGGTAAAGGGATAGGGTTTAATCGAAAATTGCATGATCAGATTAATCTATCCTCCGTGGAGAAAATGTTTATTCTTCGCAGCCAAGAAGAGCAAGAACAATATAAACAACTTCTTCCCCAAGTGGACGAGAAGTTGATTGAGATCGTACATGAAATTCTGTTATATATTATGCATAGCAGTCGTCAGCCACTTAATGAGCATGTTCACATTGCCCTTACTGATCATATCTCATTTGCTATACGGCGTTATGAACAAGATATCCCTATTCATAACCCATTTCTATACGAGACTAAAGAGATTTATCCCGAAGAGTACAAGATGGCAGAGTATGCGATTGAGCGGATCAATGAAGGCATGGGTGTGGAATTGCCCGTGGATGAAGTAGGATTTGTAGCTCTGCATATTGTTAGCGCGCTTAGTCATAGACAGCTTTCCGAGGTCAGACAGCATTCCCTTTTGATTGGGGATTTGGTCGGAATCGTAGAGAATAATCTAGAATATCGAATCCCGCGTGATTCACTTGATTATTCCCGTTTGGTGACCCATCTGCGTTTCGTTCTTGAAAGGCTGCGTCGTGGTGAATCCGTAAGGGAGACTTCTACACTGGATGGTCTAATGAAGCGAGAGTATCCCGAAATGTATTCATTGGCATGGCAATTAACTAAGGTTATCGAAAACCGAGTGCGAATTCCTGTGTACCCAGCAGAAGTAAGCTATTTGACAGTTCACCTTCAACGTCTTGCCCAAAAGAAAGAGGATGAATTGGATATGGAGAATGGTAGGTAA
- the ptsG gene encoding glucose-specific PTS transporter subunit IIBC has product MFKKLFGVLQRVGKALMLPVAILPAAGLLLGIGNMLVNPDFLQYVPALQNDAVQAIANVLMNSGQIVFDNLSLLFAVGVAIGLAGGEGVAGLAAIIGFLVMNVTMGTVIGVNDYVLSQGDFSYASVLGIPTLQTGVFGGILVGILASAMYKRFFKIELPSYLGFFAGKRFVPIMTAVTALILGLVLTLVWPPIQHGLNYVSQSMIDTNKTLAAFIFGTIERSLIPFGLHHIFYSPFWYEFGTYVDKAGELVRGDQRIFMQQLRDGVEFTAGTFTTGKYPFMMFGLPAAALAIYHEAKPHNKKIVGGLMLSAALTSFLTGITEPLEFSFLFVAPLLFAVHAVFAGLSFMTMHILNVKIGMTFSGGFIDYVLFGIIPNRTAWWLVIPVGLALALIYYFGFRFVIRKFNLMTPGREDDTDEADDTNTESVSKAGDDLPRNILSALGGKENITHLDACITRLRVEVKDKSGVDKNRLKKLGASGVLEVGNNVQAIFGTRSDTIKSQIQDVISGKTPAASTAPVVSPQPEEEKQAGEAGEAIIKEDIVSPVNGELVDITEVPDAVFSQKMTGDGFAFLSDDGKIASPVYGKVFNVFPSKHAIGIMSDGGKEVLVHIGVNTVKLKGQGFTVLVEEGDLVSAGQPIMEVDLEYVKAHAPSVMSPVIFSNLPEGSSVTLKKPGKVSIGDKDIITIQ; this is encoded by the coding sequence ATGTTCAAAAAGCTGTTCGGTGTTTTACAAAGAGTTGGTAAAGCACTAATGCTCCCAGTAGCCATACTGCCAGCAGCCGGTCTGCTCCTTGGAATAGGAAACATGCTGGTAAACCCCGATTTTCTACAATATGTTCCAGCACTGCAGAACGATGCGGTTCAGGCAATTGCTAACGTATTGATGAACTCAGGGCAAATTGTATTTGATAATCTATCCTTACTATTTGCCGTGGGTGTTGCGATCGGTTTAGCCGGGGGTGAAGGAGTTGCAGGTCTAGCCGCTATTATCGGTTTCCTCGTGATGAATGTTACGATGGGTACTGTAATTGGCGTCAATGATTATGTCCTGAGCCAAGGTGATTTCTCCTATGCTAGTGTATTAGGGATTCCAACACTGCAAACAGGGGTATTTGGAGGTATACTTGTCGGTATATTGGCTTCGGCCATGTACAAGCGATTCTTCAAAATTGAGCTTCCATCCTATCTAGGTTTCTTTGCAGGTAAACGTTTTGTTCCGATCATGACGGCGGTGACGGCTTTGATTCTCGGTCTGGTATTGACCTTGGTTTGGCCGCCAATTCAGCACGGTCTGAACTATGTATCACAGAGTATGATTGATACGAATAAAACGCTCGCTGCGTTTATCTTCGGAACGATCGAACGCTCGTTGATTCCTTTTGGTCTGCATCACATTTTCTATTCTCCGTTCTGGTATGAATTTGGTACCTACGTAGATAAAGCAGGAGAATTGGTACGTGGTGACCAACGGATCTTCATGCAGCAACTTCGTGATGGCGTAGAATTCACAGCAGGAACATTTACAACAGGTAAGTATCCTTTCATGATGTTCGGTCTTCCAGCAGCTGCTTTGGCCATCTATCATGAAGCTAAACCTCACAATAAAAAGATTGTCGGTGGTTTGATGCTTTCCGCAGCGTTGACCTCGTTCCTAACAGGGATCACTGAACCACTTGAATTCTCATTCCTGTTCGTGGCTCCATTGCTGTTCGCTGTACATGCTGTGTTTGCTGGTTTGTCCTTTATGACCATGCATATCCTTAATGTTAAGATTGGTATGACTTTCTCGGGAGGCTTTATCGATTACGTGCTCTTCGGTATCATTCCGAACCGTACGGCTTGGTGGCTCGTAATACCAGTAGGTCTTGCCCTTGCTTTAATTTACTATTTCGGATTCCGTTTTGTTATTCGGAAGTTCAATCTGATGACACCGGGTCGTGAAGACGATACGGACGAAGCAGATGATACGAACACTGAATCAGTTTCTAAAGCTGGTGATGATCTACCTCGAAACATCTTATCCGCATTGGGTGGTAAAGAGAACATCACTCATCTGGATGCTTGTATTACACGCCTTCGTGTTGAGGTTAAAGATAAATCAGGTGTGGATAAGAATCGTCTTAAGAAGCTAGGTGCATCAGGCGTGCTCGAAGTAGGTAATAACGTTCAAGCGATCTTCGGCACACGTTCAGATACAATCAAGAGTCAGATTCAAGATGTAATAAGCGGGAAGACACCTGCAGCTTCAACGGCTCCAGTAGTTTCTCCACAACCTGAAGAAGAGAAACAGGCTGGTGAAGCTGGTGAAGCAATTATTAAAGAAGATATCGTTTCTCCGGTAAATGGTGAGCTAGTGGATATCACTGAGGTTCCTGATGCGGTATTCTCCCAAAAAATGACGGGTGACGGTTTTGCTTTCCTATCCGATGATGGGAAGATTGCTTCACCGGTCTACGGTAAAGTATTTAACGTATTCCCGAGCAAGCATGCCATCGGTATTATGTCCGATGGAGGCAAGGAAGTGCTCGTTCATATCGGGGTCAATACGGTTAAGCTTAAAGGTCAAGGTTTTACGGTTCTAGTTGAAGAGGGTGACCTTGTATCTGCTGGACAGCCGATTATGGAAGTGGACTTGGAATATGTAAAAGCACATGCACCATCTGTAATGTCTCCTGTTATTTTCTCTAATTTGCCAGAAGGCTCTTCCGTAACCTTGAAGAAGCCAGGCAAGGTATCCATTGGGGATAAGGATATTATTACAATTCAGTAA
- the galE gene encoding UDP-glucose 4-epimerase GalE, with translation MAILVTGGAGYIGSHTVAELLDRGEEVVVIDNLITGHREALLGGKLYEGDLRDKELLGKLFAENEIEAVIHFAASSLVGESMKDPVKYYDNNVYGTQCLLEAMQKAGVNKIVFSSTAATYGEPEKVPIEETDRTEPANVYGETKLTMERMMAWFDKVLGIKYVALRYFNAAGAHASGKIGEDHRPESHLIPLVLQTALKQRESIAVFGDDYPTEDGTCVRDYIHVSDLADAHVRAVTYLRSGSSSNIFNLGNGLGFSVKQVIETSKKVTGLEIPVVIQERRAGDPAVLVASSDKARSILGWNPQHADLENIIQSAWNWHSANPQGYGE, from the coding sequence ATGGCGATTTTAGTAACAGGTGGAGCAGGGTATATTGGTTCTCATACTGTGGCAGAGCTGCTGGATCGCGGCGAAGAAGTAGTAGTCATCGACAACCTGATAACAGGGCATCGTGAGGCGCTACTGGGCGGCAAGCTATATGAAGGAGATCTGCGTGATAAGGAGCTGCTTGGTAAGCTGTTTGCTGAGAACGAGATTGAGGCAGTCATTCATTTCGCGGCGAGCTCTTTGGTTGGTGAGAGCATGAAGGACCCAGTAAAGTATTATGACAACAACGTATACGGCACACAATGCCTTTTGGAAGCTATGCAAAAAGCTGGCGTGAATAAAATCGTATTCTCGTCGACAGCTGCAACCTACGGCGAACCGGAAAAGGTGCCGATTGAAGAAACAGACCGTACCGAGCCAGCAAACGTATACGGCGAAACTAAGCTGACCATGGAACGCATGATGGCTTGGTTTGACAAAGTACTGGGTATCAAATACGTGGCACTACGTTACTTTAATGCTGCAGGTGCCCATGCTAGTGGCAAAATTGGTGAAGACCATCGTCCAGAAAGTCACTTGATTCCGCTGGTATTGCAAACCGCTTTGAAGCAACGGGAGAGCATCGCAGTTTTCGGAGACGACTATCCTACTGAAGATGGTACATGTGTACGCGACTACATCCATGTTAGCGATCTGGCTGATGCCCATGTTCGTGCAGTAACTTACCTGCGTAGCGGAAGCAGCAGCAATATTTTCAACTTAGGAAATGGACTTGGCTTCTCGGTGAAACAGGTTATCGAAACCTCGAAGAAGGTTACTGGACTTGAAATTCCAGTTGTCATTCAGGAACGCCGTGCTGGAGATCCGGCTGTATTGGTAGCTTCCTCCGACAAAGCGCGTTCTATCTTAGGATGGAACCCTCAGCATGCTGACTTGGAAAATATCATTCAAAGCGCCTGGAACTGGCATTCGGCCAATCCGCAGGGGTACGGAGAATAA